In Herpetosiphon gulosus, one genomic interval encodes:
- a CDS encoding dihydroxyacetone kinase subunit L → MSKALTDLFAEMTRNLADERDSLNALDGVGDGDAGDNMLSNFETITNTLRQNEGQGSVDQALRAASKALRTSGKGPTAPMYANGLDQAAKDLEGKTSFGVNDIVKLLGGLLGGVQNTPGVKQQGEGGILDGLVPGVTTFMQSRNNGKSTLEALMDGYKASQRGAYGTTQQGSGFGQFGNNDTSGKVDPGAAGASSLFGSLLQTLLSNGLSAGRGEPSKTSGFEELFGGGQQRQQPPQQQQPQGGYGDALGGLGDLFGQLFGGGGLFGGQPQQSQQRPSSRGDDPQPRLRDQEVI, encoded by the coding sequence ATGTCGAAGGCTTTGACCGACCTTTTTGCCGAAATGACCCGCAATTTAGCCGATGAACGAGATTCATTGAATGCGCTTGATGGAGTTGGCGACGGCGATGCTGGCGATAACATGCTCAGCAATTTTGAAACAATCACCAATACATTGCGCCAAAATGAAGGCCAAGGCTCGGTTGATCAAGCCTTACGCGCGGCGAGCAAGGCTTTACGCACTTCCGGCAAAGGCCCAACCGCTCCGATGTATGCCAACGGCTTAGATCAAGCTGCCAAAGATTTAGAAGGTAAAACGTCGTTTGGGGTGAATGATATTGTCAAATTGCTCGGCGGCTTGCTCGGCGGGGTGCAAAATACGCCTGGGGTTAAACAACAGGGCGAAGGCGGCATTCTCGATGGGCTTGTGCCAGGCGTGACCACCTTTATGCAATCGCGTAATAATGGCAAATCGACGCTCGAAGCCTTGATGGATGGCTACAAAGCTTCGCAACGTGGAGCCTATGGCACAACTCAGCAAGGCTCTGGTTTTGGTCAATTCGGCAATAACGATACATCTGGCAAGGTCGATCCAGGGGCTGCTGGAGCTAGCTCATTGTTTGGTAGTTTGTTACAGACCCTGCTTTCCAATGGCCTCAGCGCTGGCCGTGGCGAGCCAAGTAAGACCAGCGGTTTTGAAGAATTATTTGGTGGTGGTCAGCAACGGCAACAGCCGCCGCAACAACAACAGCCGCAAGGTGGCTACGGCGATGCACTTGGTGGGCTTGGCGATTTGTTTGGGCAATTGTTTGGTGGCGGCGGTTTATTTGGCGGCCAACCCCAACAGTCACAACAACGCCCCAGCAGTCGTGGCGATGATCCACAGCCGCGTTTGCGTGACCAAGAAGTTATTTAG
- a CDS encoding helix-turn-helix transcriptional regulator produces the protein MSSKHQIEHIQLEHNALAPIFIAKLEPQHIPNVVNLPHRHSFHELLWIKAGTGRHWVDQQSYPLQAHTLALVAQGQVHVFEQAEELDGYYLRYDQAFLSAQPDEQQPLFITNGGMQLSAPDSQIIDSLFELLAHEYQQEDCLAKYHSLRHLLLTLLWQSQRLSQAADQQPQSANYAIYRQFLALLEQAFQQHHDIHYYADQLNLSKTQFAQIISQHSGQPPKRLILKRILLEAQRYLQFTSMPIQQLAQSLGFHDPFHFSKFFKQELGISPRRYREQSFKK, from the coding sequence ATGTCAAGTAAACACCAGATTGAGCATATTCAACTTGAGCATAATGCCTTAGCGCCAATTTTTATCGCCAAACTTGAGCCACAGCACATCCCCAATGTAGTCAATTTACCGCATCGCCATAGCTTCCACGAGCTTTTATGGATCAAGGCTGGCACTGGTCGGCATTGGGTTGATCAGCAATCATATCCCTTGCAAGCCCACACTTTAGCTTTAGTAGCCCAAGGTCAGGTGCATGTTTTTGAGCAGGCCGAGGAGCTTGATGGCTATTATTTGCGCTATGATCAGGCTTTTCTGTCCGCCCAACCTGATGAGCAGCAACCACTATTTATTACTAATGGTGGGATGCAACTGAGCGCTCCCGATAGCCAGATTATCGATAGTTTGTTTGAATTATTGGCCCACGAATATCAACAGGAAGATTGTTTGGCCAAATATCACAGCCTGCGCCATTTACTGCTGACCCTACTTTGGCAAAGCCAGCGCCTAAGCCAAGCAGCCGATCAACAGCCACAATCAGCCAATTATGCCATCTATCGCCAATTTTTGGCGCTGCTCGAACAAGCATTTCAGCAGCATCACGATATTCACTATTATGCTGATCAGCTTAATCTCAGCAAAACTCAATTTGCTCAAATTATTAGCCAGCACAGCGGCCAACCACCCAAACGACTGATTCTTAAACGAATTTTGCTCGAAGCTCAGCGTTATTTGCAATTTACTAGCATGCCAATTCAACAACTAGCCCAAAGCCTCGGCTTTCATGATCCTTTTCATTTCAGTAAATTTTTTAAGCAAGAGCTAGGTATTTCGCCACGCCGCTACCGCGAACAAAGCTTCAAAAAATGA
- a CDS encoding PP2C family protein-serine/threonine phosphatase, whose translation MQPARISHNYTPMPFRRLLRWSMILSTVLGFIILIPVATSGLNVENVLMTFGSSYSIGIAAPSLVFFLLRWTMPIAQGRNWSPIRAWSLAAFLGGLIATIIYAVIFGLFFIPANERFNFIIFWTILGSLLSAGTTGLFYTAERVLNELDKGRQALRHNAALSEELRLARMIQEGLLPDHPPEINGLAIAGGCFPAHEVGGDLLSYDLTADGRLCLSVGDVTGKSVSAAMLMGITLGVLQSEIYDHEEPATVLSELDRWLRTKRQTNNFVALQVALFNLQTSSMLLANAGQLAPLRRRQHEVEFLEIKGSLPLGMGPTMPHVQEQLSLQSGDLLVFYTDGVVEAQNAKGEMWGFESLITLVKTIKSNHPHEIVQAILTAIRSYTHNIEPHDDITLVVVAVQ comes from the coding sequence ATGCAACCCGCCCGAATCAGCCACAACTATACACCCATGCCATTTCGTCGCTTGCTGCGCTGGTCGATGATACTCTCAACCGTTTTGGGCTTTATCATCCTCATTCCAGTTGCAACCTCAGGCTTAAATGTTGAAAATGTGCTTATGACCTTTGGCTCCAGCTATTCGATTGGGATTGCCGCGCCATCGCTGGTCTTTTTTTTGCTGCGCTGGACGATGCCAATCGCGCAAGGCCGCAATTGGTCGCCGATTCGGGCTTGGTCGTTGGCAGCATTTTTGGGTGGACTGATTGCCACAATTATTTATGCAGTGATTTTTGGGTTATTTTTTATTCCCGCGAATGAGCGTTTTAACTTCATTATTTTTTGGACGATCCTTGGTTCGTTACTTTCAGCAGGCACGACTGGTTTGTTTTATACTGCCGAACGTGTGCTCAACGAACTCGACAAAGGCCGCCAAGCGTTACGCCACAACGCCGCACTTTCGGAAGAATTACGGCTCGCTCGCATGATCCAAGAAGGCTTGCTACCTGACCATCCACCTGAAATCAATGGTTTAGCAATTGCTGGCGGTTGTTTTCCGGCTCACGAAGTTGGCGGCGATTTGCTGAGCTACGATCTGACTGCTGATGGCCGCTTGTGTCTTAGTGTCGGCGATGTTACTGGCAAAAGCGTTAGCGCGGCCATGCTGATGGGCATTACGCTGGGCGTTTTGCAATCAGAAATTTACGATCATGAAGAGCCAGCGACTGTGCTCAGCGAGCTTGATCGTTGGCTGCGCACCAAGCGTCAAACCAATAATTTTGTGGCCTTGCAAGTCGCCTTGTTCAATCTACAAACCAGCAGCATGCTCTTGGCGAATGCTGGGCAATTAGCGCCCTTGCGTCGTCGCCAGCACGAAGTAGAGTTTCTAGAAATTAAGGGCAGCTTGCCGCTGGGCATGGGGCCAACGATGCCCCACGTTCAAGAACAACTCAGCTTACAATCGGGCGATTTGCTGGTGTTTTATACCGATGGCGTGGTTGAAGCCCAAAATGCTAAAGGCGAGATGTGGGGCTTTGAAAGTCTCATCACGCTAGTCAAAACGATCAAGAGCAATCACCCGCATGAAATTGTCCAAGCAATTCTCACGGCAATTCGTAGTTATACCCACAACATCGAACCGCACGACGATATTACCTTGGTTGTGGTGGCTGTTCAATAA
- a CDS encoding DHA2 family efflux MFS transporter permease subunit, translating into MKRIVIDQKIAVCVVFVAALFMSIMDGTIINVALATIQQDFGASSSAINAIVVIYLICIAVVIPASGWLGDRWNTKWVFLTSLGLFTLASLACGLAQNIEQLMLTRAAQGIAAGALMPVGTTMLFRTFPPHQRIQVSRVLIIPTVIAPAVGPVLGGFLVDHLSWHWVFFVNGPIGLAALIFGVIWLQAPAQEEVGAFDWLGFILAGAGFAALLYTLTEGASKGWSSPLILASAAVGVIAITTLVVVELAKAQPMLDLRLFSIPLFRVSNLVAIFGSAAFTGILFLMPQFLQNVVGASALESGLTTSPEAIGVVLSSQIVARLYPKVGPRRLTFGGVLGVAVMIGLMSTINAETNLWLVRALMFGTGVGMAYLFLPIEAAVFAQIPHASTGQASAIFSMQQQLGSALGVAILGSVLALNHSGTTINQNAQSYQYAFLAAAVLAFVSACIALFIRDRDAAATMAQHGEHSELSHSIA; encoded by the coding sequence ATGAAACGGATCGTGATCGATCAAAAAATTGCAGTTTGCGTCGTATTTGTGGCGGCGTTGTTTATGAGCATTATGGATGGCACGATTATCAACGTCGCCTTAGCAACCATCCAACAAGATTTTGGCGCGAGCAGCAGCGCAATCAACGCGATCGTGGTGATCTATTTAATTTGTATTGCGGTGGTGATTCCAGCTTCGGGCTGGTTGGGCGACCGTTGGAACACCAAATGGGTCTTTTTAACCTCACTTGGTTTGTTTACCTTGGCCTCACTGGCCTGTGGCTTAGCCCAAAACATTGAGCAATTAATGCTGACTCGGGCAGCCCAAGGCATCGCCGCTGGCGCATTGATGCCTGTTGGCACAACCATGCTCTTTCGCACCTTCCCGCCGCACCAGCGCATCCAAGTTTCGCGGGTGCTGATTATTCCAACAGTGATTGCGCCCGCTGTTGGGCCAGTACTCGGCGGATTTTTAGTCGATCATCTGTCGTGGCACTGGGTCTTTTTCGTCAATGGCCCAATTGGTTTAGCCGCGCTGATCTTTGGGGTCATTTGGTTGCAAGCGCCAGCCCAAGAAGAAGTTGGGGCATTCGATTGGCTAGGCTTTATTTTGGCCGGCGCTGGATTTGCCGCCTTGCTCTACACCTTGACCGAAGGCGCTAGCAAAGGTTGGAGTTCACCATTAATTCTGGCTAGCGCAGCAGTTGGCGTTATAGCGATCACCACGCTGGTAGTTGTCGAATTAGCCAAAGCTCAGCCAATGCTGGATCTACGCTTATTCTCAATTCCATTGTTTCGCGTCAGCAATTTAGTGGCGATTTTCGGCTCGGCGGCCTTTACAGGCATTTTGTTTCTGATGCCGCAATTTTTGCAAAATGTCGTTGGAGCCAGTGCCCTCGAATCGGGCTTGACCACCTCACCCGAAGCGATCGGCGTGGTGCTATCGAGCCAAATCGTGGCGCGGCTTTACCCCAAAGTTGGCCCACGCCGCTTGACCTTTGGCGGGGTTTTGGGGGTTGCCGTGATGATCGGCTTGATGAGTACGATCAATGCTGAAACCAATTTATGGTTGGTACGGGCCTTGATGTTTGGCACAGGTGTGGGGATGGCCTACCTCTTTTTGCCAATTGAGGCCGCCGTGTTTGCCCAAATTCCCCATGCTTCGACAGGCCAAGCCTCAGCCATTTTCAGCATGCAACAACAACTTGGTTCGGCCTTGGGCGTAGCCATTTTGGGTAGCGTGTTGGCACTGAATCACAGCGGCACAACGATCAATCAAAATGCCCAAAGCTACCAGTATGCCTTCTTGGCGGCGGCAGTTTTGGCATTCGTTTCAGCCTGTATAGCCTTGTTTATTCGCGATCGCGATGCAGCGGCGACCATGGCACAACATGGCGAGCACAGCGAATTAAGTCATTCAATCGCTTAA